The Thermococcus sp. genomic interval TTTGCCAGGGCCTTTGATATTGAAGATGGCGAGCTAACAGAGTATGAGCTCGAACTCGCGGAGAGGCTTATAGAGGAGCGTTATGGAAGGAGGGAGTGGAACGAAATGCGCTAAGGTAGCTCCCACTTTTCTTCGATTCTGAACTTTCTTGTCAGCTCGTAGAACAGCTTGTCCCTTCCGAGCTCTTCCCTGAGTTTTTCAAAGTTCTTGAAGAGCCGTGGCAGTCTTCCCTTTGAACGTTTCAGCATGGAGTTCCCTATTTCGAGGGCAAAGCGGAGGTAATTGTCGCTCACTATTATTTTTCCGTCCCTACCGAGTGGAACGGTCAGGTACTCGGTTCCATTGATTTCAACGAGATAGCGGTTTGAGATGACCTTGAAGGTTGTGTACTTGAAGCCACTCGCCAGTCCGAGCTCGTGGAGCCTCTTGGCTTTCTCAAGATCCTCGGCGACGACGTGGAAGATTGGCGGCTGGCTTTTCAGGAATATCAAACCGCTTTCAGCTCGTTCAAGAGCCCTTTTTGCTTCTGGAAATGTTATTTCCCTGTGAACCTTGATAAGCCACCTTGATAGGGGCTTCGCCCCGAGGGAGGGCTCCTCAATGATTCCAATCCTGCCGGAGCACGAGCTTGTGGTGTAGATTCCCCTGATTGAGTTGATGAGAAGGAGGAGGTCTATTATATCTTCATCAACTTTCCCGTCGAGCATCGCTGTGAAAAGGCTTTTGAGGGCCTCGCGCTTTGCCTTCATACCTTAGCCCCCGTAGAGATTTTCAATCATCGTTTGACTGTGTCTGCACCTTAATCTCTCGTGAACGTGGAATTTAACACCGTCTTTCCCGGCATCTGACGAAAACTTTATAAAGCTAACCCAAAAGCTTAAGCTGAACGTGGCCGGGGTGGTGTAGCCTGGTCAGCACAGGGGACTGTGGATCCCCTAGCCCGGGTTCAAATCCCGGCCCCGGCCCCATAACAGCTCTTGCTTCGCAAGCGCTGGTGGAAAGTTTTTGACTGTTTTTAAGTCTCGCTGGCGATTGTGAGCGCTTTTTGTAATCAGTCACTCCCCAACGTCCTCAATGCCCTTCTCCGTGATTCTAAAATACACCATAACACCCTCCGGGCGGAAGCGGTGTCTCTCGAGAATTGCCAATCTCAGACCCGGCTTCTGAAGTTTATCGAGGCGTAGAATATCCTTACACCGGTAACCGAGCGTCTGTTCTGCAACGGGCCTCGTCCGCTCCAGCCGAGTGTCGTAGTGCACCTGGTTGATTACCAGAACCGGAATGTTCCGTCTCCTTGCAATCCAGAGCAGAACCTGAAGTTGCCTGCTGAGGTCGGTTAGGAGGCCTGTCCTGTTCTCCTCGGCCCGGTAGTGGGCAGTTATCGAGTCAACGACGACGAGCGAGAATGATTCATCAACCACCTTTTTGAGCGAGCCTATAGCCCTCCTCTGCTCTTTAAAATCAGCTGGTGTGAAGAGTATGAAGCGCGAGAGAACTTCCT includes:
- the radB gene encoding DNA repair and recombination protein RadB, whose amino-acid sequence is MLSTGSKKLDELLGGGFAPGVLTQIYGPYATGKTTLAVQTGILSGKKVAYVDTEGGFSPERLRQMAEARNLNPEEVLSRFILFTPADFKEQRRAIGSLKKVVDESFSLVVVDSITAHYRAEENRTGLLTDLSRQLQVLLWIARRRNIPVLVINQVHYDTRLERTRPVAEQTLGYRCKDILRLDKLQKPGLRLAILERHRFRPEGVMVYFRITEKGIEDVGE